One window from the genome of Streptomyces cadmiisoli encodes:
- a CDS encoding endo-beta-N-acetylglucosaminidase: MNPTRRTVLLAGAAAALLPGVPAAAAPREAAASLQPYASYWYPDSLPPGTPGTGITWRSLKAWRAADDPDLALNAASVPLAPRFTPTPASPTARTDQARIQSLVSFGPTSGNPSQGSATADYYALTHWALIDELVFWGGSSGEGLILAPNAPIVDAAHRHGVRVLGNVFLPPAAYGGQLQWTRDLVQRDAAGRCPLAARLVAVAAAYGFDGWFVNAETGGGDAALGRDMQFFMRELKSLAAAHGQRVTWYDSMTVNGNVSWQGALDTQNQPFFLAADDMFVDFRWTPGSLVSSGRLADRLGRSRYELWAGVDVEANGWNASVDWDAIVPTGAPHITSLGFYRPEWTRNHLPADGRAPADFHAADDRFWTGRSLDPSRPDATDRWRAPATVVADRSTVVSVPFASAFNTGHGLRWYEEGRVTSDTPWNHLGLQDRLPSRRWVVRTDGTRPAVNFDFADAWRGGSSVLVDGALDAATTVDVYATRLPVGDDTVLELTHRTDAGAVDVELAVATAEPSAPGATPPYTWLPVDSGDRWQTVTVPHTGLSGTIRSIAVRLTPVDPGRPVRWRLGALAVRAARPGPPAAPTAFRVTAASADQLRFGWQPAPGDVRHYTVHRLLPDGTRRFLGGTCQRAHHVGGLRPEQGERSARFELRSVGELYNASDPVTVHHTW, translated from the coding sequence GTGAACCCCACCCGACGCACCGTGCTGCTCGCCGGCGCCGCGGCCGCCCTGCTGCCCGGCGTGCCCGCCGCGGCCGCACCCCGCGAGGCCGCCGCGTCGCTCCAGCCGTACGCGTCCTACTGGTACCCGGACTCGCTGCCGCCGGGCACGCCGGGCACCGGCATCACCTGGCGCAGCCTGAAGGCCTGGCGCGCCGCCGACGACCCCGACCTCGCCCTGAACGCCGCCTCCGTACCGCTCGCGCCGCGCTTCACCCCCACCCCGGCGAGCCCCACCGCCCGCACCGACCAGGCCCGCATCCAGTCGCTGGTCTCCTTCGGGCCGACCTCGGGCAACCCCTCCCAGGGCTCGGCCACCGCCGACTACTACGCCCTGACCCACTGGGCCCTCATCGACGAACTGGTCTTCTGGGGCGGCTCGTCGGGGGAGGGGCTGATCCTCGCCCCCAACGCGCCGATCGTGGACGCCGCGCACCGGCACGGGGTGCGGGTCCTCGGCAATGTGTTCCTGCCGCCCGCGGCGTACGGCGGGCAGTTGCAATGGACGCGGGACCTGGTGCAGCGGGACGCCGCCGGGCGGTGTCCGCTGGCGGCCCGGCTCGTCGCCGTCGCCGCGGCGTACGGCTTCGACGGGTGGTTCGTGAACGCCGAGACAGGGGGAGGGGACGCCGCCCTCGGCAGGGACATGCAGTTCTTCATGCGGGAGCTGAAGTCGCTCGCGGCGGCCCACGGACAGCGTGTGACCTGGTACGACTCGATGACCGTGAACGGGAACGTCAGCTGGCAGGGCGCGCTCGACACCCAGAACCAGCCGTTCTTCCTGGCCGCCGACGACATGTTCGTCGACTTCCGGTGGACGCCGGGCAGCCTGGTGTCGTCGGGGCGGCTCGCGGACCGGCTGGGGCGCAGCCGGTACGAACTGTGGGCGGGTGTCGACGTGGAGGCGAACGGCTGGAACGCCTCGGTCGACTGGGACGCCATCGTGCCGACGGGCGCGCCGCACATCACCTCGCTCGGCTTCTACCGGCCGGAGTGGACGCGCAACCATCTGCCGGCCGACGGCAGGGCGCCGGCGGACTTCCACGCGGCCGACGACAGGTTCTGGACCGGGCGCTCGCTCGATCCGTCCCGGCCGGACGCCACGGACCGCTGGCGAGCGCCCGCGACGGTGGTGGCGGACCGGTCGACGGTCGTGTCGGTGCCCTTCGCGAGCGCGTTCAACACAGGGCACGGGCTGCGGTGGTACGAGGAGGGGCGGGTCACCTCGGACACGCCGTGGAACCACCTCGGGCTCCAGGACCGGTTGCCGTCGCGGCGATGGGTCGTGCGCACCGACGGCACGCGTCCGGCCGTGAACTTCGACTTCGCCGACGCGTGGCGCGGCGGAAGCAGTGTGCTGGTCGACGGCGCTCTGGACGCCGCGACGACGGTCGACGTGTACGCCACCCGGCTGCCGGTCGGTGACGACACGGTCCTCGAGCTGACGCACCGGACCGACGCGGGTGCGGTGGACGTGGAGCTCGCGGTCGCCACCGCCGAACCGAGCGCACCGGGTGCGACACCCCCGTACACCTGGCTGCCGGTGGACTCGGGCGATCGGTGGCAGACCGTGACCGTGCCGCACACCGGGCTGAGCGGAACGATCCGTTCGATCGCCGTCCGGCTCACCCCGGTCGACCCCGGCAGACCCGTCCGCTGGCGCCTCGGCGCCCTCGCCGTCCGCGCGGCGCGGCCCGGGCCCCCGGCCGCCCCCACCGCCTTCCGCGTCACCGCAGCCTCGGCCGACCAGCTGCGTTTCGGCTGGCAGCCCGCTCCGGGCGACGTCCGCCACTACACAGTGCACCGGCTCCTGCCCGACGGGACCCGCCGGTTCCTCGGCGGCACCTGTCAGCGCGCCCACCACGTCGGCGGGCTCCGTCCCGAACAGGGTGAGCGGTCGGCACGGTTCGAACTGCGTTCCGTAGGGGAGCTGTACAACGCGTCGGACCCCGTGACCGTGCACCACACCTGGTAA